The following are encoded in a window of Pseudomonas graminis genomic DNA:
- a CDS encoding VOC family protein — protein sequence MSLSPFHLAIPVYDLAAARHFYGDVFGLSEGRSSEQWVDFDFYGHQLVIHEHPKTTSQESVHSNAVDGHDVPVPHFGIILQWAEWEALAERLRTRETKFVIEPYIRFQGQVGEQATMFLFDPCGNALEFKAFKDMSQLFAK from the coding sequence ATGAGCCTCTCACCATTTCATCTCGCCATTCCTGTCTATGACCTCGCCGCCGCCCGCCACTTCTACGGCGACGTATTCGGTCTCTCGGAAGGCCGCTCCAGCGAGCAATGGGTCGATTTCGACTTCTACGGCCATCAGTTGGTCATCCACGAGCACCCGAAAACCACCTCTCAGGAATCCGTGCATTCCAATGCAGTGGACGGCCACGACGTGCCGGTCCCGCATTTCGGCATCATCTTGCAGTGGGCAGAATGGGAGGCTCTGGCGGAGCGTCTGCGCACCCGCGAAACAAAGTTCGTGATCGAACCCTACATCCGCTTTCAGGGCCAGGTGGGCGAGCAGGCAACCATGTTTCTGTTCGACCCGTGCGGCAACGCGCTGGAATTCAAGGCGTTCAAAGACATGAGCCAGCTTTTCGCCAAATAA
- a CDS encoding LysR family transcriptional regulator: MIRELKTFVCVARRGTFAAAGREVGLTQSAVSAQIKNLEDTLGVALFDRTGRAATLNAAGQRAVALADEILQLFGRMGSPDSANDFRGALRIGAISTAQTGILPQALVLLRSKAPFIEASLVPGVSLNLLSQVDAGELDLAIMIKPPFSLPKELHAEVIAKEPFVLIMPANIQGDDPRQILSDNPFIRYDQRSFGGRRVTQFLRERKLEVQQTLELDELDAIVKMVRAGLGVSLVPMAGLWLEHAEDVRIIDLGEMTFFREIVLVSKYLQRDTPLLDLFRRCVIDALEHPAR, from the coding sequence ATGATCAGAGAGTTGAAAACCTTCGTCTGCGTCGCGCGTCGAGGCACCTTCGCGGCGGCCGGACGTGAGGTCGGGCTGACGCAATCGGCGGTCAGCGCGCAAATCAAGAACCTCGAGGATACCTTGGGTGTCGCCCTCTTTGATCGCACCGGCCGCGCAGCCACCCTCAACGCTGCCGGACAACGCGCCGTGGCACTGGCCGACGAAATACTGCAGTTGTTCGGGCGCATGGGCAGCCCCGACAGCGCCAATGATTTCCGCGGCGCGCTGCGCATCGGTGCCATTAGCACGGCGCAGACCGGCATTCTGCCGCAAGCCCTGGTGTTGCTGCGCAGCAAAGCGCCGTTCATCGAAGCCAGCCTGGTGCCGGGGGTGTCGCTGAACCTGCTCAGTCAAGTGGACGCCGGCGAGCTCGACCTAGCGATCATGATCAAGCCGCCCTTCTCCCTGCCTAAAGAGCTGCACGCCGAGGTCATCGCCAAAGAACCCTTTGTGCTGATCATGCCGGCGAACATACAGGGCGACGATCCGCGGCAGATACTCAGCGACAACCCCTTCATTCGCTACGACCAGCGCTCGTTCGGCGGGCGCCGGGTAACGCAGTTTCTACGCGAGCGCAAGCTTGAGGTGCAACAAACCCTGGAACTCGACGAACTGGACGCTATCGTCAAGATGGTCCGCGCCGGGCTCGGCGTGTCGCTGGTGCCCATGGCCGGGTTGTGGCTGGAGCACGCCGAAGACGTGCGGATCATCGATCTGGGCGAGATGACGTTCTTCCGCGAAATCGTGCTGGTGAGCAAGTACCTCCAGCGGGACACGCCGCTGCTGGATCTGTTTCGCCGTTGCGTCATCGATGCCCTGGAACACCCGGCGCGCTGA
- a CDS encoding NADH:flavin oxidoreductase/NADH oxidase produces MSALFEPFTLKDVTLRNRIAIPPMCQYTADDGVINEWHHVHLASMARGGAGLVVVEATAVSPEGRITPGCAGIWSDEHAKAFIPAVQAIKAAGSVPGIQIAHAGRKASANRPWEGDDHMAADDARGWQTIAPSAIAFGANLPKVPQEMTLEDIARVKQDFVDAARRAREVGFEWIELHFAHGYLGQSFFSEHSNQRTDAYGGSFDNRSRFLLETLAAVREVWPENLPLTARFGVIEYDGRDEQTLTESIELARRFKAGGLDLLSVSVGFTIPETNIPWGPAFMGPIAERVRREAGIPVTSAWGFGDPKLAQAAVQNGQLDLVSIGRAHLADPHWAYFAAKELGVEKASWTLPAPYAHWLERYR; encoded by the coding sequence ATGTCTGCATTGTTCGAACCCTTCACGCTGAAGGACGTAACCCTGCGTAACCGCATCGCCATTCCTCCAATGTGCCAGTACACGGCAGACGACGGCGTCATCAACGAGTGGCACCACGTTCACCTCGCGAGCATGGCCCGCGGTGGTGCGGGCCTGGTGGTCGTCGAAGCCACTGCCGTCTCCCCTGAGGGCCGCATCACCCCGGGTTGCGCCGGCATCTGGAGCGACGAGCACGCCAAGGCGTTCATTCCTGCGGTGCAGGCGATCAAGGCAGCCGGTTCGGTTCCGGGCATCCAGATCGCCCACGCCGGTCGCAAGGCCAGCGCCAACCGTCCATGGGAAGGTGACGACCACATGGCCGCCGATGATGCCCGGGGCTGGCAGACCATCGCGCCCTCGGCCATCGCCTTCGGCGCCAACCTGCCGAAAGTCCCGCAGGAAATGACCCTCGAGGACATCGCCCGGGTCAAGCAAGACTTCGTCGACGCTGCACGCCGTGCCCGTGAAGTCGGCTTTGAGTGGATCGAGCTACACTTCGCCCACGGTTACCTGGGCCAGAGCTTCTTCTCCGAACATTCCAACCAGCGCACCGATGCCTACGGTGGCAGCTTCGACAACCGCAGCCGCTTCCTGCTGGAAACCCTCGCCGCCGTGCGTGAAGTCTGGCCGGAAAACCTGCCGTTGACCGCGCGCTTCGGTGTGATCGAGTACGACGGCCGTGACGAGCAGACCCTCACCGAATCCATCGAACTGGCGCGGCGCTTCAAGGCCGGCGGTCTTGATTTGCTGAGCGTCAGCGTCGGTTTCACCATCCCGGAAACCAACATTCCGTGGGGCCCGGCCTTCATGGGCCCGATCGCCGAACGCGTGCGCCGCGAAGCCGGTATCCCGGTGACCTCGGCATGGGGCTTTGGTGATCCGAAGCTGGCTCAAGCCGCCGTGCAGAACGGTCAGCTGGACCTGGTGTCGATCGGCCGTGCTCATCTGGCGGATCCGCATTGGGCTTATTTCGCCGCCAAAGAACTGGGCGTCGAGAAAGCCTCGTGGACCCTGCCCGCGCCTTACGCGCACTGGCTGGAACGCTACCGTTAA
- a CDS encoding ArsR/SmtB family transcription factor, whose product MRAFKHPLPAELTLERLLYALSDPVRLEIVRCLSSVAEATCGELDGGRPKSSMSHHFRVLRDAGLVHTRNIGTTHMNSLRTDELDIRFPGLLRCILSQD is encoded by the coding sequence ATGCGCGCCTTCAAACACCCATTACCTGCCGAACTCACTCTTGAGCGTTTGCTTTACGCATTAAGTGACCCCGTGCGCCTCGAAATCGTTCGCTGTCTTTCCTCGGTGGCCGAGGCCACGTGCGGCGAGCTCGACGGCGGTCGGCCGAAGTCCAGCATGTCCCATCACTTCCGGGTCCTGCGCGACGCCGGCCTGGTGCACACGCGCAACATCGGCACCACGCACATGAATTCCCTGCGCACCGATGAGCTGGATATCCGCTTCCCGGGGTTACTGCGGTGCATTCTGTCTCAGGATTGA
- a CDS encoding GGDEF domain-containing protein, whose product MNSLTADDRTQVTREATAEYWKHIIPIVQIAFAIHVLLLGLFLIVDLPVMWVTNAASVMAYIACLMAIKRRLYRCAGMLICIEIIAHAAIATWRLGWDSNFHLYVFCIVPIIAFGFHSSPVRRGCLSAAVLIVTVGGYLMRNKVPVVSISENVQDLFGAANALTATALLLHATALSVRFNLSMHMNLYHSAHRDSLTNLYTRRRVLQRLRQLGGGRREIPTALVLIDIDHFKQINDQHGHDMGDVVLQQVADVIARCVRTADIAARWGGEEFLVLMPNTTFEEARLIAERILMRISEQAGEIRQVSLTLTATLAVAILKDGEAFRDALNRADQRLYEGKQEGRNRVMLAE is encoded by the coding sequence ATGAACAGCCTTACCGCCGATGACCGCACTCAGGTCACTCGCGAAGCCACCGCTGAATACTGGAAACACATCATCCCGATCGTGCAGATCGCGTTCGCGATACACGTGCTGCTGCTGGGTTTGTTCCTGATCGTGGATCTGCCCGTGATGTGGGTCACCAACGCGGCGAGCGTCATGGCCTACATCGCGTGTCTGATGGCAATCAAACGCCGGCTGTATCGATGCGCCGGCATGCTCATCTGCATCGAAATCATCGCCCACGCCGCCATCGCCACCTGGAGGCTCGGCTGGGACAGCAACTTCCACCTCTATGTGTTCTGTATTGTCCCGATCATCGCCTTCGGCTTTCATTCATCACCAGTGCGCCGCGGCTGCCTGAGCGCTGCGGTGCTTATCGTCACGGTGGGCGGGTACCTCATGCGCAACAAAGTGCCCGTCGTCAGCATCAGCGAAAACGTCCAGGACCTGTTCGGTGCGGCCAACGCGCTGACCGCGACGGCGTTGTTGCTGCACGCCACGGCATTGTCGGTGCGCTTCAACCTGTCGATGCACATGAACCTTTACCACTCCGCCCACCGCGACAGCCTGACCAATCTCTATACCCGGCGGCGCGTGCTGCAGCGCCTGCGCCAGTTGGGCGGCGGGCGACGCGAGATCCCTACGGCACTGGTGCTGATTGACATTGATCATTTCAAACAGATCAACGACCAGCACGGCCACGACATGGGCGACGTGGTGCTGCAGCAGGTGGCCGACGTCATCGCCCGGTGCGTGCGTACCGCCGACATCGCCGCGCGCTGGGGCGGAGAAGAGTTTCTGGTGCTGATGCCCAACACCACCTTCGAGGAAGCCCGGCTGATCGCCGAGCGGATACTCATGCGCATCAGCGAGCAAGCCGGCGAGATCAGGCAGGTGAGCCTGACCCTGACGGCGACCCTCGCGGTGGCCATTCTGAAGGATGGGGAGGCCTTCCGGGATGCGCTGAACCGGGCGGATCAGCGCTTGTATGAAGGCAAGCAGGAGGGGCGCAATCGGGTCATGCTCGCGGAGTAA